In Phreatobacter oligotrophus, the following are encoded in one genomic region:
- a CDS encoding L-threonylcarbamoyladenylate synthase, giving the protein MDDKLKDPSATKRLRTDAAGIAAAADSLRAGGLVAFPTETVYGLGADATDGRAVAAIYAAKGRPSFNPLIAHVATVEAALALGEFDADAEALARAFWPGPLTLVVPMAAGAGISDLARAGLDTVGLRVPSHPVAQALLTAAGRPIAAPSANRSGHVSPTTADHVLDDLDGRIDAVVDGGATEVGVESTIVACLGGAPVLLRPGGVPREAIEKVIGRPLTASTGEATIAPGMLASHYAPQAGLRLDVMAPAPGEALLAFGRDVPVADGPVLNLSPSGDLAEAAANLFGHLRTLDAAAACGIAVMPIPGEGLGEAIRDRLARAAAPRS; this is encoded by the coding sequence ATGGACGACAAGCTGAAGGATCCCAGCGCCACGAAGCGCCTGCGAACCGATGCCGCCGGCATCGCCGCCGCGGCCGATAGTCTGCGCGCAGGAGGTCTCGTCGCCTTCCCGACCGAGACTGTCTATGGCCTCGGCGCCGACGCCACCGATGGCCGGGCCGTTGCCGCCATCTACGCCGCCAAGGGCCGGCCCAGCTTCAACCCGCTCATCGCCCATGTGGCGACGGTGGAGGCGGCGCTGGCCTTGGGCGAGTTCGACGCCGACGCCGAGGCGCTGGCCCGCGCCTTCTGGCCGGGACCGCTGACCCTTGTCGTGCCCATGGCGGCCGGCGCCGGCATCTCGGACCTCGCCCGCGCCGGCCTCGACACGGTGGGCCTGCGCGTGCCCTCGCACCCGGTGGCGCAGGCCCTGCTGACGGCGGCAGGACGGCCCATCGCCGCGCCCTCGGCGAACCGCTCCGGCCATGTGAGCCCGACGACGGCCGACCATGTGCTCGACGATCTCGATGGCCGCATCGATGCGGTCGTCGATGGCGGGGCGACCGAGGTCGGCGTCGAATCCACCATCGTCGCCTGCCTCGGCGGAGCGCCGGTCCTGCTGCGGCCGGGCGGCGTGCCGCGCGAGGCGATCGAGAAGGTCATCGGCCGGCCGCTCACCGCCTCCACCGGCGAGGCCACCATCGCGCCCGGCATGCTTGCCTCGCACTATGCGCCGCAGGCGGGGCTGCGCCTCGACGTCATGGCGCCCGCGCCTGGCGAGGCCCTGCTGGCCTTCGGGCGCGACGTGCCAGTCGCCGACGGGCCCGTGCTCAATCTCTCGCCATCCGGTGATCTGGCGGAAGCCGCCGCAAATCTCTTCGGCCACCTGCGCACGCTGGACGCGGCGGCGGCCTGCGGCATCGCCGTCATGCCGATCCCCGGCGAGGGTCTGGGCGAGGCCATCCGCGACCGCCTCGCGAGGGCCGCGGCGCCGAGGTCGTAG
- a CDS encoding acyl-CoA dehydrogenase — translation MPYRAPVADMIATLKHAAGLEQALADGLYGDLGLDDITAILEEAGKFAGERIAPLNRVGDREGAHFHDGQVTMPHGWKEVYSDWTAAGWNGLMAEEALGGQGLPCVINSACLEMWNAASGAFGLGPLLTQGAIEALQAHAAPELKAKYLPKMITGEWTGTMNLTEPQAGSDLSALRSRAERAGDGTYRITGQKIFITYGEHDLTENIVHLVLARLPDAPPGTKGISLFLVPKFLVNDDGSLGARNDVRCASIEHKLGVHASPTCTMVYGDEGGAIGWLVGEENRGLMAMFTMMNNARLAVALQGVSIAERATQKALAFAAERRQGKAPGWEAEGMSPIIEHPDVKRMLATMRASTLASRAICYMLAAEIDRAHLGRTPEERKAGHARASLLTPIAKAYSTDIGNEVASLGVQVHGGMGFVEETGAAQHMRDARIYAIYEGTNGIQAIDLVTRKIGIEGGALVAAEIARMRGIVADVAKSNAVEFGLTAARLRETVDALETATKHLLGALANDPADAQAGATPYTRLFGLALGGTALAQKALKMRANGVSDLARAEATGLARFFAENIATAATGLAETVVTGGHAVVDLDIPLAS, via the coding sequence ATGCCTTATCGCGCGCCCGTCGCCGACATGATCGCCACCCTCAAGCATGCCGCCGGTCTCGAACAAGCGCTCGCCGATGGTCTATATGGCGACCTCGGCCTCGACGACATCACCGCCATCCTCGAGGAGGCCGGCAAGTTTGCTGGTGAGCGCATCGCGCCACTGAACCGTGTCGGCGACCGCGAGGGCGCCCATTTCCACGACGGCCAAGTGACCATGCCGCATGGCTGGAAGGAGGTCTATTCCGACTGGACCGCCGCCGGATGGAACGGGCTGATGGCCGAGGAAGCCCTGGGTGGCCAGGGCCTGCCCTGCGTCATCAACTCCGCCTGCCTCGAGATGTGGAACGCCGCATCCGGCGCCTTCGGCCTCGGGCCGCTGCTCACCCAGGGCGCCATCGAGGCGCTGCAGGCCCATGCTGCGCCGGAGCTGAAGGCCAAGTACCTGCCGAAGATGATCACCGGCGAGTGGACCGGCACGATGAACCTGACGGAGCCGCAGGCCGGCTCCGACCTTTCGGCCCTGCGCAGCCGCGCCGAGCGCGCGGGCGATGGCACCTATCGCATCACCGGCCAGAAGATCTTCATCACCTATGGCGAGCACGACCTGACGGAGAACATTGTCCATCTGGTCCTCGCCCGCCTGCCCGATGCGCCTCCCGGTACCAAGGGCATCTCGCTCTTCCTCGTGCCGAAGTTCCTCGTCAACGACGACGGCTCGCTGGGCGCCCGCAACGATGTCCGCTGCGCCTCCATCGAGCACAAGCTCGGCGTCCACGCCTCGCCCACCTGCACCATGGTCTATGGCGACGAGGGCGGCGCCATCGGCTGGCTCGTCGGCGAGGAGAACCGCGGCCTCATGGCCATGTTCACCATGATGAACAATGCCCGCCTCGCCGTGGCGCTGCAGGGCGTCTCCATTGCCGAGCGCGCCACGCAGAAGGCGCTGGCCTTCGCCGCCGAGCGCCGCCAGGGCAAGGCGCCGGGCTGGGAGGCCGAGGGCATGAGCCCGATCATCGAGCATCCCGACGTGAAGCGCATGCTCGCGACCATGCGGGCCTCGACTCTGGCCTCGCGGGCCATCTGCTACATGCTCGCCGCCGAGATCGACCGCGCCCATCTCGGCCGCACCCCGGAGGAGCGCAAGGCCGGCCATGCCCGGGCCTCGCTCCTCACCCCCATCGCCAAGGCCTATTCCACCGACATCGGCAACGAGGTCGCCTCGCTCGGCGTGCAGGTCCATGGCGGCATGGGCTTTGTCGAGGAGACGGGCGCGGCCCAGCACATGCGCGACGCCCGCATCTACGCGATCTACGAGGGCACCAACGGCATCCAGGCCATCGACCTCGTCACCCGCAAGATCGGCATCGAGGGCGGCGCGCTGGTCGCCGCCGAGATCGCCCGGATGCGCGGCATCGTCGCCGATGTCGCCAAGTCCAACGCCGTCGAGTTCGGCCTGACCGCCGCGCGGCTGCGCGAGACGGTGGACGCGCTCGAGACCGCGACGAAGCACCTGCTCGGAGCGCTGGCCAATGACCCGGCCGACGCGCAGGCGGGCGCGACTCCCTATACCCGCCTCTTCGGCCTGGCGCTCGGCGGCACGGCGCTGGCCCAGAAGGCGCTGAAGATGCGCGCCAATGGCGTCTCGGACCTCGCCCGCGCCGAAGCCACGGGCCTTGCCCGCTTCTTCGCCGAGAATATCGCCACCGCCGCCACCGGCCTCGCCGAAACCGTCGTCACCGGCGGCCACGCGGTGGTCGATCTCGACATCCCGCTCGCCAGCTGA